A window of Enoplosus armatus isolate fEnoArm2 chromosome 3, fEnoArm2.hap1, whole genome shotgun sequence contains these coding sequences:
- the fam210b gene encoding protein FAM210B, mitochondrial — MFLCRTGRLSAAALDQAFKSTGSSLVQVNANRLRDVTLTLRNGHTFQRYQCFCVSAGGVESTLVPLGKQQPDPQQAQNCDLSPGFVTTDWGHLDRVAAIAVNLSTRVQSDGGNSDIIRRPLARANRRYSGRGEPAGHVVFTGSWGLSSRRCSARTMQTRASSTAAATKKSDAGEEQTADSNKGEEQNLKEASSISSSAETAPGEPEGGKPNKTQQLKKVFKEYGAVGVSFHIGISLMSLGMFYLLISSGIDMAAVLCKLGFSEAVVRSKMAAGTSTFVLSYAIHKLFAPVRISITLVSVPLIVRYFRKTGLFKPPTPAP; from the exons ATGTTTTTGTGTCGCACGGGGAGGCTGTCTGCAGCGGCTCTGGATCAGGCTTTCAAGTCAACTGGCTCGTCTCTGGTGCAAGTTAACGCAAACAGACTGAGGGACGTCACTTTGACATTACGCAACGGCCACACGTTTCAGCGAtaccagtgtttctgtgtgtcagccGGGGGTGTCGAGTCAACTCTTGTGCCCCTGGGGAAACAACAACCGGACCCGCAACAAGCCCAGAACTGCGACTTATCGCCTGGTTTTGTAACAACAGACTGGGGACACTTGGACCGGGTGGCTGCTATAGCTGTGAATCTCTCCACACGCGTGCAAAGTGACGGCGGTAATTCAGATATTATCAGGCGGCCGCTCGCTCGTGCGAACAGGCGGTACAGCGGCAGAGGAGAGCCGGCGGgtcatgttgtgtttacaggtaGCTGGGGGCTTTCCAGTCGACGCTGCTCCGCCAGGACCATGCAGACCAGAGCCTCGTCCACAGCCGCAGCCACGAAGAAGAGCGACGCCGGCGAGGAGCAGACGGCTGACAGCAACAAAGGG gAGGAGCAGAATTTAAAGGAGGCCTCTAGTATATCTTCATCTGCTGAGACGGCCCCGGGCGAGCCAGAGGGAGGAAAACCCAACAAGACCCAGCAGCTAAAGAAAGTCTTCAAGGAGTATGGAGCTGTCGGAGTTTCCTTTCACATCGGCATCTCCCTCATGTCCCTGGGAATGTTCTACCTCCTTATATCCAG TGGGATCGACATGGCGGCCGTGCTTTGCAAACTGGGCTTCAGTGAGGCAGTCGTTCGGTCCAAAATGGCGGCGGGAACGAGCACGTTCGTCTTGTCCTACGCCATCCACAAGCTCTTCGCTCCGGTTCGCATCAGCATCACTCTGGTGTCCGTGCCCCTCATCGTGCGTTACTTCAGAAAGACTGGTCTCTTTAAACCACCCACACCTGCACCCTGA